A region of the Nocardia asteroides genome:
CGGCGAACAGCACCGGCGCCGCGACCCAGCGGCGGGCGCGCAACCAGCCCAGCCAGATCGCCGCGAGCGGCAGCGTCACGATCAGCACGCCGCCCACCGCGAGGACGCCGAGGCCCACCAGCGTGAACAACAGCTGGAACACCAGCAGCGGGCCGAGGGTCGCACCGAATCGGCGCAGGGCGGTCCGCAGGCCGATCGGTGCGCCGCCGACGGTCGCGAGTCCGAGCGCCACGGTCGTGCCGCGCAACGCGAACCGCAGCAACCACGCACAGGCCGCGGTGGACAGGATCGCCGCCCAGGCGGTGCCGGCGTCGGAGCCCTCGGTCAGCCCGGAGACGCCCGCGGTCACCGCGACGACCACGGCCTCGGCGATGAACAAGCCCGTCACACCCGATCCGGCCAGGGCCCGGATGTTGGCCTGGATCAGCGCGAACGGCACATCGAGCAGTTCACGGAAACTCAGCGGTCGGATCGGCACCGTCGTTCCAGGAGACCCCGGTACCGGATCTGTTCCCGCCCCGACGGCGCCGGCCGGTTCGGCGGCTGGCAGCACGGGCCGAGTCTAACCGTCACCGCCGCAGCAGGCGGTCCACCACGTGCCGGTAACGGGCCGGATCGATGGACGGAAGGCCCAGTAGCGCGCGCAGGTATACGCCGTCGCCGACCAGCCGGATGATGTCGGCCTGGACCGGGTCGGCGACCTCCTCGTCCAGACTGTCCGACCAGGAGTTCATCAGTTCCACCAGCGCCTGCTGTACCTCGTCGGGCTCCGGTGTGGCATCGATGGTGCGCATGGTCGCGAGCATGGATCGGTAGAGCTCGAGTTCGACCGCTTCCGCGGCGTCGTCCGGGTTCGGCGTCTGGAGGTACCACTCGGCTACCGAGCCGCCTTTGGCGACGGCGCTGTCGAGTTGCTTGCCCGCCCGCTCGGCCAGTCTGCGCACCAAGCCCGCCAGCAGCGCGTCCTTGCTCTTGAAGTGGTAGAGCAGGCCGCCTTTGGAGACGCCCGCCGTGGCCGCGACGTTCTCCAGCGTCACGTGCGACATGCCTTTTTCCAGCAGCAGGGTCTCGAGCGCGTCCAGGATGCGGTCGCGGGTGTCAGCCGTCACGCATTCGACTATACCGTCTGGACGGTCGGTCGATTACTATACCGTCTGGACGGTAAGAAGAATTGACGACGGAAGTCGAGAAAGACCATGATCACCGAGACCGCGCACATCCCCGGACGATCGGCCGGTCCGCCCCGAGCGGGGACCCGCGAGTGGGCCGGATTGTCCGTGCTCGCGCTCGCCTTGCTCCTACTCGCCGTCGACGCGACCGTGCTGGATCTGGCCGTGCCCGCGATCAGCGCCGATCTCGCGCCGACCACGCCGCAACTGCTGTGGATCATCGACGTCTACTCGTTCGTGCTGGCCGGGTTGCTCGTCGTCATGGGCAACCTGGGCGACCGGATCGGGCGGCGCAGGTTGCTGCTGCTCGGCGCGGCCGGATTCGGTATCGCCTCCGCGCTCGCGGCGTGGGCGGTGACGCCGGAGATGCTGATCGCGGCACGCGTGTTGCAGGGTGTCGCCGGCGCCACGCTGATGCCCGCGACACTGGCCCTGATCAGGTCGATGTTCCTCGAACCGCGCCAGCGGACCGTCGCGATCGCGGTGTGGAGCGCGATGGCGGGCGGCGGCGCCGCGGCCGGACCGCTGCTGGGCGGCTGGCTGCTCGAGCACTACTGGTGGGGTTCGGTGTTCCTGGTGAACCTGCCGGTCATGCTGGTGCTGATCGGTCTGGGTCCGGTGCTGATCCCGGAGTCACGTGATCCGCGGCCCGGTCGCTTCGATCTGGTCAGTGCGGTGCTGTCGATGTCGGCGCTGGTTCCGGTCGTGTACGCGGTGAAGGAGTTCGCGGCGCACGGTCCGAGTCTCGGCACCGCCGTGACCGGCGCGATCGGTGTGCTGGCCGGCGTGTGGTTCGTACGCAGGCAGCGACGGCTGGCGCAACCGATGCTCGACCTGGCGTTGTTCGGGCTGCCGAAGTTCCGTACGGCGGTGCTGACCAATCTGCTGGCGGTGTTCGCGCTGGCGGGTGTGCTGTTCGTCGGCTCGCAGTACCTCCAACTGGTGCTCGGCCGCTCACCCATGCAGGCGGGATTGCTGCTGCTGCCCGGTCTGCTGGCCGGCATGATCGCCTCGCTCGTCGCGGCATGGTTGGTGCGGCGCCTGCGGCCGGGCGCGGTGCTCGGCGGTGCGCTGATGACGGCGGCGGTGGGCGCCGCCCTGTTCGGACTGCTCGGCCCCGACGCGGCCACCAGCACGACCCCGTTCGTGCTCGGCTTCCTGTTCATCGGGGCAGGTGTCGGTGTCGCGCTGACCGTGTCCTCGGATCTGGTGGTCGGCTCGGCGCCGGCCGAGCGCGCGGGCGCGGCCGCCGCGGTGTCGGAGACCGCGTACGAGGCCGGCGTCGCTTTGGGCGTCGCGGTACTCGGCAGCGTGGTCATGGCGATCTTCCGAAACGGTCTCGACCTGACCGGCGTGCCGGGCGATCAGGTCAGCGTCGCCTCCGAATCCCTGGGCGCTGCCACCGCTTTCGCCCGTGAACTGCCGGAAGCCACCGGGAAGGCGTTCCTCGTCTCGGTGCACCAGTCCTTCGTCTCGGGCATCCACTTCGCGGCGATCGGCACCACGTCGATCCTGTTGATCGCCGCGGTGGTGGCGTTCCGATTGCGCAACGCTCGTGCGTAGTGGATCGCACGGTGAACGAGAGCGAGGCGCTGAACCAGTGGTCAGGAGCCGTCCGCGGACCGGGTGCCCGAGTCGGGTGCGTACTCGGTCTGGAGGGGCGGACCGGGAAGCGGCCGCGCGAGCCGGGTCGGAGCGAGGCGGCCGCGCAGG
Encoded here:
- a CDS encoding TetR/AcrR family transcriptional regulator, producing MTADTRDRILDALETLLLEKGMSHVTLENVAATAGVSKGGLLYHFKSKDALLAGLVRRLAERAGKQLDSAVAKGGSVAEWYLQTPNPDDAAEAVELELYRSMLATMRTIDATPEPDEVQQALVELMNSWSDSLDEEVADPVQADIIRLVGDGVYLRALLGLPSIDPARYRHVVDRLLRR
- a CDS encoding MFS transporter, whose translation is MITETAHIPGRSAGPPRAGTREWAGLSVLALALLLLAVDATVLDLAVPAISADLAPTTPQLLWIIDVYSFVLAGLLVVMGNLGDRIGRRRLLLLGAAGFGIASALAAWAVTPEMLIAARVLQGVAGATLMPATLALIRSMFLEPRQRTVAIAVWSAMAGGGAAAGPLLGGWLLEHYWWGSVFLVNLPVMLVLIGLGPVLIPESRDPRPGRFDLVSAVLSMSALVPVVYAVKEFAAHGPSLGTAVTGAIGVLAGVWFVRRQRRLAQPMLDLALFGLPKFRTAVLTNLLAVFALAGVLFVGSQYLQLVLGRSPMQAGLLLLPGLLAGMIASLVAAWLVRRLRPGAVLGGALMTAAVGAALFGLLGPDAATSTTPFVLGFLFIGAGVGVALTVSSDLVVGSAPAERAGAAAAVSETAYEAGVALGVAVLGSVVMAIFRNGLDLTGVPGDQVSVASESLGAATAFARELPEATGKAFLVSVHQSFVSGIHFAAIGTTSILLIAAVVAFRLRNARA